actaataaaataattcacattttatctaattaattaaaaattataaatttaaaaattagtattatgttaatttttaaaataaagatttctaaagaatattttaattattaattaaaaatatatcacaataaaaattctaaaatattataatttccATATGTATTTTCGCTTTCAGTATTATACTATTATTGTTTATaaactttaaattatattatataaacataaatattaatatttcttggtattaatccataaataattgatataattctTTAATATTAACGCACATGTNNNNNNNNNNNNNNNNNNNNNNNNNNNNNNNNNNNNNNNNNNNNNNNNNNNNNNNNNNNNNNNNNNNNNNNNNNNNNNNNNNNNNNNNNNNNNgaaataataattttatttttaatatcaattACATTAACTATATCTCTGtataatataaaacaaaattgacaaataaaaaccacaaaatgtaATTATAGCTCATAGAATTGtgcatttaattaaaaaaaaacacatttcagagaaaagaatatatatatatatatatacttaaataaaaaaatgtgacaATAACCACTCCTCAGTAGCTAAGACCAAAACAATCAATTTgggtttattttagttattagtttattagttcGTTTAAAAAAGTATTAAGAATTTGAATTTCGTTTTTCGCAATTACTTGTTAACGACCAACAAACTTTAAATGAAATTTCAATTCGTAATGGATTAATTTTTCATCTGTCCAATTTGAGAAtacaataaacaataaaaaagccaaaatttttaaatgttcTAAAATCACACTAGAAAAAGGATAGTATTTACtaaaaatgagatatttaaaaggctttaatttaatttgcatgGTATAGGGCAGTTGCAGATCTTGTATCCTCAGATTTTCCATACAAGTTATCACCGGAAAATGTGTTTCTAACGGTTGGCTGCACAGAAGCTATAAACATAATCACCACCGTCCTTGCACGCCCCGGCGCCAACATTCTTCTTCCAAGGCCCGGATATCCGCAGTACCAAGCACGCGCCGCCTTCTGCCGCCTCGAAGTTCGCTACTTCGATCTCTTGCCGGATAGAGGCTGGGAGCTTGACCTTGATTCCCTTGAAGCCCTAGCTGATGACAACACCGTTGCTATGGTCCTCATCAATCCTAGCAACCCTTGTGGCAATGTCTTCACCTATCATCATTTGAAAAAGGTACATACTTTCCACTTTCTTATGACAATTGGGTCAAATGTTCACATAATTTTCTCAATCATAGGATTCCATCGTCATAAAAAGTTGAACAATCATGTTTGAACttatttttgttagtgtcaaagaatataatgaatatatttaatattgtaatttaattttagtgtacagtATAACATAATTCTATacatgtatttaattatttaatgttatattaataaaaataataactttttacATAGAAAATCTGAATAGCCATCTAATAAAATAGACAAAttagataattatataaaatattttatactattaatataataaaattaaactccTAATATTAATATGAATTATTTATCTTATAGAAGACTTATTTTATAGGTCCCGTAATACAAGGTAATGGTTTTTTTTGGGTGTCTTTATCAAAGTGAATAGTTAACATGATATTAgtgtttaaaagaaaaataaaatagagatttaagtaatttagtcaaataattttaatgatatGTTAAAAGAATGTTCACATGATGTTGTCATCATGTTCATGGGATATGTTAAACATTAGTGTCTATTTTGTCACATCATAAAAATGACTTCAAAtatgattattaaaaaaataagagagaataaTTTCTTATGGAGTTTGATTTAATATTTTAGTACACGGTAGGAGTTAATAATCTCCTAAGTCCTAACACATACATACACTAGCATGAAATTGATCTTAGATATAATTAGAATGTTTTAATAACTTGTTGGCACTCTTTTCAGGTTGCAGAAACAGCAAAGAAACTTGGAATCTTTATAATATCCGATGAAGTTTATGCTCACTTAACATTTGGAAGCAAACCATACGTGGCAATGGGAGCATTTGCATCAATAGTGCCTATAATCACTCTTGGTTCTTTGTCAAAACGATGGGTCGTTCCAGGTTGGAGGCTTGGTTGGATTGTCACATGTGATCCTCATGGAATCTTACAAGATATTGGGGttagattttctttttgtttctttcttcaaTTCAAGTAGCTAATCTAATAAGaaattatttcattatttaattactcCACCATGTAGACACGtgattcttttctttctttatcagATTGTGACGAATATTAAGACTTACCTAGACATCACAAGTAACCCTCCAACCTTCGTGCAGGTACAAATCAAAATCTATCTTGCTCTTCATATTTCATTGTGTGCATGAATGTTCGTAATTAACTGGGAAACAATCGATATTACACTacttttctaatttaaaaaatttggaaaataataaatggtggtttaattaaaaaaggagttgagtaatttatatttattatcagTGTACAATTTATtgatattttcaaatatttctatCTAAACATAAAAGTAATTAACTTTTATATACTTTGTCTTGAAATTCCAAGTTTGAAAGTTAATTTttgtaaatacaaaaataaaaatttttatttatattaggtGTTAGCGAGTGTGAtttgacttttttatttaaaaaaaatcaaagtcaACACACCCGAATTGCGTAGAAACAACACAAAGTAGAAACTAGaaataaacacaaaaaatcGGAACATCTATAAGATACGTTcggtttgtatttttattttttatttttatttttaatagtttttatttttaaaatttataaacaaaaaaataaaaataaaaacagaattttataatttttattattattttttcataaaaaacaaaaaatattaaaaataaaaaaaataaaaatacaaactaaacACACCTCTAAAATCGATACTGCTCCTATGTCTCCTTGACATGtattcattgcatttttttagatattcttGATACAAATTATAGttcttataataatttattagttgaATGATAAGTTATtaacaaatatttattaataaagttATTTTAGTAGTGTATGTAGTATAAATTAGTTAGAAAGaataaatgtttttatttatatgagaaCACTTAAGAATttggaatttgaaaataataatattaatataattgtaCTGACAGGCAGCAGTACCTCAGATTCTTGAGAAAACGAAAGATGATTTCTATACAAAAAATCTGAACATAATGAAAGAGGCAGCAGAAATACTGTATGATAGATGTAAGGAGATTCCATGCTTGACATGTCCCCATAAACCTGAGGGAACCATGACCGCAATGGTAAGTAGCACAAACACTTTTgcctcttctttattttttatatatatagtctaAGATGATAATGAAATTCGGAATTTTTATCGGTgagaaaatttataatttttgttgcataataatttttaagaatgaacgTTAATCTAATTCATTAAACATTAATAATTACAGGTGTATCTactaggattttttattttattaaataaaataaatataataatatttaccaaaataaatattattacgaATATTTatcgaattaaatttttttaccatatctcgtttacactgcaAACGAAATAAATGTTCACATATCTTATTATAGTAAGTCAGACAAAAATGTGTATAtatcgtttacagtgtaaacgaaatatACGCATTGTCATCTTATTTATACGGTAAACGTGATATGACAGAAAAATTTAAATCgataaattctttaaaaattatttattttattaaatattatatttattttatttattaaaataaaaaatccgtaTCTACTATCAAGCTAAAATTTGCAAAACATTTCTCTACAAATATTCACCAGCAAACCTTAAATCAATTCTCAAACtttgttttgttagaaaaattaGTTTGTACATTAAATTATTTGTCTATATTGTAAGATTGacgaatttaaatttaaaaaaaactgttttgtctttattaaataataatatagattaatttgtttaattttaaaaaaaattgaagtaaaaattaatttgttaaataaaataaaagactaGAGACTTATTTAGTGATTAATAACtttgttaaatattaaaatattaaatatctcttttaaaattttttagatattaatttGAGTATTAATTTTTGCTTGAAGTTGAAatacttctttatttatttatttatttttgtgacaTACGAGCAAtcatctattatatttatttattttatggtaAGAGACGGTacctaattaaataataaattggtGATCGGTGCAGTTAaagattaatttttcaaaaattgaaggCATTGTTGACGATGTAGACTTCTGTGTCAAGCTGGCCAAAGAAGAATCCGTAGTTCTACTTCCtggtaattatttaaaaaaaaaaattaaaattccagTAGAGCTAGAAGCCTATAATGGGTATTAATTggcaaataatatttttataggtGAGACTGTTGGACTAAAGAATTGGATTCGAATCACATATGTTGTTGATCCTTCTGCTCTCAAAGAGGGACTTTCAAGGATCAAATCTTTCAGCCTTCGCCATGCCATCCAGTTGCCATAAACAAAACAATATCCATAATTCCATATCAATAATTTGTTGTGGGTTTTAGCTTTTAAGGAAAATTATATATAGTAATTTACAAATGTATCCTAAAGTGTAGAAATTAAAGGTTGGCAATATCGTCAATTTGACAAGTGAGTCTAGCTGGCCAGATTATTGTCAAGAATTTTCCTTACTAATTGCAAATATGTGTTGAAATTAGGGAGGTAATGTGCTGTGTGCTTTTGACATCCTACCACACTGTTTTGCTCTCACATGGATAGGATATGATATTATGCTATGATGCCACTTAGGGTGAAAATAGACCAGTCGAGCTGAGTATTAATTTAGACCAATTTGGCCTATGTTATAAATATATGGTTCAAGTTTCGATTtcacaagtttttttttttttttatgttcaaTTCTAGCCTATTTNNNNNNNNNNNNNNNNNNNNNNNNNNNNNNNNNNNNNNNNNNNNNNNNNNNNNNNNNNNNNNNNNNNNNNNNNNNNNNNNNNNNNNAATTCACtaacttaaatatttttcttaaaaaaaaaattataatcttAACTAGTCTTAatgattattgtttttttagttttgttttaaatttgttaagaacaaataattaaaagtctaaattaagaataatttatttttacaataaaatattttgacgagtgagtccaaaaaattttatatatttttttaaagtttatagtctgacttttttaattaataaactttataaaaaactaaaatgtatcttatttaataaaatGAGACGAGTTGAAACGAGCTGAGTCATGAACTCTTGCTGGACAGCCTGACCCAGTTTCACCCAGATGCTACCAATCTTTTACTTTGTCTTAACGGagatcaataaaattaaaaatcttttatgttttttattttttaattttccctCCAAGCAATCATATCGTATGATTTCAGGTTGAATTTAACAATCACATAATCAAGAACTTAATGCATAAAATaatctaatatatattatagtGTGAGTGGCAAATCTTATGAAGTGACTAAGAAGGGAAGTGATAAATTGGAGGTTTGCTTGAAGAGGGAGGTAGTTAACGgctttttatttaaacaaaaaattctttaattttgaagttGGATAAGAAAAGGATTTACATTTTTATGTATTGTTAGAAAATTTTGCAGCCAAGTCTGCGAAATTATTTGAAGCAATTTTCGTATGCAAGACTGGAAGATCAGAGAAGAAACATTCTATTAATATTTTACACTCTCGCTACGAAATGAAGAACAAGTTTTGTTCATATTTCACATTCTGTTTTTGTGcaaccagaaaaaaaaaattgtttcaaTCAATTTTCTAGGTTATGGCTGTAAGAGCAACAAAAGATGAGCATCACAAATTGCTTTCATtccatttcattttattttttgtactgTTGCTACGTCGAAGCGATAGGAGACTGTagggaagaaaagaataaaatgacTAATTATGCACGAGAAGGAAATTCAATCATCTGAGTTGTTTGGatttatagaaaatgaagagaaaaaattggaaagaaagaaaaagagtggaaaagagaattttttttgttgtttggaTAGGAATGGAATattggataaaaaaaaatataaggtgGGTCCtagaaaactttttttttctatagataaaatgaaaatagaaagaaaataaataaaaattaataaaattataaatttatcctttaattaataaaaaataaaatatttaaaaatattaatataattttatattgttataatttttttcttctcatttttttttatttaaacaaattttttttattttctttttatccataaattcatttttttttccattttcttttttttttctcttattttttttctttcattttgtttctTATATCCAAACAAAGCCTACATATATAGATTTATGTTGAAAGAGTATTGGCTGGACAAGTGTCCTTTGAAGGGAACAAATTCTGTGATGCATCAGATGGTACCTGTATTTGTAACAGTTGAAGCACATGCAACTTTTGAAATTAAGGAAAGGTGATTACGATAATTAGAATATGTGGGATTAGTTAGTAGAATGGGTTGTTTCATGGTATAAAAGGTTGGACGTGGTTTTTTCTAGACTTGCACTTTAAAACAAtgcaatataaaaatataaaattttgtaagcCTTTTTAATTTATAGTTCTATTATAAGATTTTGtgcataaatttttttggaaataACTATTTTAGTGGGTTTAGTCAGAAAATAGTTGACATTTAGATAGAAGATTTATTTTAATGGGCTGTCATAAAATGACGAGTTATAGATGCTGAAGAATTTTCTGAAGAGCAAATACTTGTTTCAAGGGAGGAAATTTGGATGGTAAAAGAAACCGTTACTAAAGaaagaatattattttcataaaaGAGCAATGTTAGGGGccagtaatttttgtgattgttagccatcaattagccatcaatgatgatttgatggtgtgagattagtgtgaaatttcatccaatggctcaccttcctctgttggttacatgctggccaaaattcaacaaaactgcTGGTCTCCTAGACTTTTCCTTCATAAATAACTACTAAAATGTgtaactttaaaatattatttttatgaaattgtttat
The genomic region above belongs to Arachis duranensis cultivar V14167 chromosome 3, aradu.V14167.gnm2.J7QH, whole genome shotgun sequence and contains:
- the LOC107478096 gene encoding probable aminotransferase TAT2; amino-acid sequence: MSMENGNGSMRRKKWNFLQGNKEVNNNNNGSSAISVRGVYSMMLSNINEEDERDVVRLCRADPTDFPCFRTTQDAPHAIAEAVESFRFNSYAPSGGLFQARRAVADLVSSDFPYKLSPENVFLTVGCTEAINIITTVLARPGANILLPRPGYPQYQARAAFCRLEVRYFDLLPDRGWELDLDSLEALADDNTVAMVLINPSNPCGNVFTYHHLKKVAETAKKLGIFIISDEVYAHLTFGSKPYVAMGAFASIVPIITLGSLSKRWVVPGWRLGWIVTCDPHGILQDIGIVTNIKTYLDITSNPPTFVQAAVPQILEKTKDDFYTKNLNIMKEAAEILYDRCKEIPCLTCPHKPEGTMTAMLKINFSKIEGIVDDVDFCVKLAKEESVVLLPGETVGLKNWIRITYVVDPSALKEGLSRIKSFSLRHAIQLP